A DNA window from Hordeum vulgare subsp. vulgare chromosome 1H, MorexV3_pseudomolecules_assembly, whole genome shotgun sequence contains the following coding sequences:
- the LOC123450941 gene encoding putative F-box/FBD/LRR-repeat protein At5g56810 yields the protein MDDAASAASAATTGEHESASYRSEDRQVPPWIPGHREQQGGLDDFISHLPDDVLGAVVSLLPTKDGARTQLLSRRWRPLWLSSAAPLNLLIDRRFCAAGDARKHIAFVSRILADHPGPARRFSLRQAFPPAQTDRWLRAGSLARLQDLEIDYTKAHGNGRHLLPPSALCFAPTLRAAKFGSCDFPELTAPPLKFPRLKQLTLCRVSISEDSLHGMLSGCIALESLSLDRNIGIGRLCISSPTVRRFSFSPHRDKQGIVTCQELLVQEVPCLERLILHDSHIGPATIRITGAPKLELLGLLSHGISTLKPGTTVLQKTIDVSLKTIMRKVKILVVDSIGPNLDAIVGLLKCFPYLEKLYVISHPQEDMNNVPKYDPLDPIECLELHLKKVVLKNYDGNRGQVIHFAQFFVLNAKVLKEMEIGVVNRCNSKWMRFQRKRLQVENRASRDAHIELKWDTKKSFKYHGFSEADPFDMSLC from the exons ATGGATGACGCGGCGTCGGCGGCGTCGGCGGCCACGACCGGAGAGCACGAGTCGGCGAGCTACCGATCCGAAGACCGGCAGGTGCCGCCGTGGATTCCCGGCCACCGGGAGCAACAGGGAGGCCTCGACGACTTCATCAGCCACCTCCCCGACGACGTCCTCGGCgccgtcgtctccctcctccccaCCAAGGACGGCGCGCGCACGCAGCTCCTCTCGCGCCGCTGGCGCCCCCTCTGGCTCTCGTCCGCGGCGCCGCTCAACCTGTTGATCGACCGCCGCTTCTGCGCCGCGGGCGACGCCCGCAAGCACATCGCTTTCGTCTCCAGGATCCTCGCCGACCATCCCGGCCCCGCCCGCCGGTTCTCGCTCCGCCAGGCCTTCCCGCCGGCCCAGACCGACCGCTGGCTCCGCGCCGGATCGCTCGCCCGCCTGCAGGATCTCGAAATCGACTACACCAAAGCGCACGGGAACGGACGCCACCTGCTGCCGCCGTCCGCGCTCTGCTTTGCGCCCACGCTCCGCGCCGCCAAATTCGGCAGCTGCGACTTCCCCGAGTTGACCGCGCCGCCCCTGAAATTTCCGCGCCTCAAGCAGCTCACCCTGTGCCGCGTCAGCATCTCGGAGGACTCCCTCCACGGCATGCTCTCTGGCTGCATTGCCTTGGAAAGCCTTTCGCTGGACCGAAACATCGGCATCGGTCGCCTCTGCATCAGCTCCCCGACGGTTAGGCGCTTCAGCTTCTCGCCTCATCGGGACAAACAAGGTATCGTCACTTGCCAAGAGCTGCTCGTCCAGGAAGTCCCATGCCTTGAGAGGTTAATACTGCATGATTCACACATTGGTCCGGCGACCATCCGGATAACGGGGGCACCTAAACTGGAGCTATTGGGCTTGTTGTCTCATGGTATATCTACACTAAAGCCTGGAACCACAGTTCTCCAG AAAACGATTGATGTCAGCTTGAAAACCATAATGCGTAAAGTGAAGATTTTGGTTGTTGACTCTATTGGTCCGAATCTAGATGCAATTGTTGGCCTGCTCAAGTGCTTCCCTTACTTAGAGAAGCTGTACGTCATT TCGCACCCACAGGAGGATATGAATAATGTGCCCAAGTATGACCCACTGGATCCAATTGAATGCCTAGAACTCCATTTAAAAAAAGTGGTATTGAAGAATTACGATGGTAACCGGGGGCAAGTTATTCACTTTGCCCAGTTCTTTGTTCTGAATGCAAAAGTGCTTAAGGAAATGGAAATTGGAGTTGTCAACCGCTGCAACAGCAAATGGATGCGTTTTCAACGTAAACGGCTACAAGTGGAGAATAGAGCTTCTCGAGATGCACATATTGAACTAAAATGGGATACAAAGAAGAGCTTCAAATACCATGGTTTTTCTGAAGCTGATCCCTTTGACATGTCCTTATGTTGA
- the LOC123420154 gene encoding disease resistance protein RGA5-like has translation MAGVSVGTGAMNSLLGKLTALLSDEYNLLKRVRKEIQFLERELSGMRVLLERLADMEERLDIMAKGWRDRVRDLSYDIEDCIDRFMDRLGSGDAKPKFMKRTARRLKTLWVRHDIATQIKELKARVMEESERRDRYTLDESYYSATKPVQIDPRIIAIHEEVKGLVAMEGPMKHVTALLMDESKDLKVVSIVGSGGLGKTTLAMEVYRKIGSGGDFQCQACVSVSRTLDLVKLLKDILSQIDKDVYEKCQSWEKEQLIREIKQILTGKRYFIVIDDVWKEQDWKLVKAAFPENNNGSRIIATTRITGVANQCCSNSVSQPYQMEPLDDVDSRRLFFKRIFRMDDPCPVELEEISTKILQKCGGLPLAIITFASLLANKTHKKEEWERLQESIGTGPSFDSDGNLKGMKDILLLSYWDLPHHLKTCLLYLCIYPEDSMIKIKLLKWKWIAEGFIATQWGSLDQVAENCFNELVNRNMIQPVYGNHDSSVKYCRVHDMVLDLVISLSDEENFATVLNGRVCNSFPNKIRRLSMQSSGKENKGAVGAITETKIHVRSLTVFGLHYNNQIPCLVGFHALRVLDLAGCDWLENKHVKHIGSSRQLRYLRIDSFHITELPGEIGKLQHLETLDLTGCSSLPRLPSTVMQLRKLVRLFVSDDTQLAAAGFRSLQALEVLRFWETDDPVRFAEEVNELGKHNLRCLHIDGNMAKRVFCNNPCCTYTCLQVLKIQPAVGMVPRGMASLKNVVKLDMAVMEFDKEGLQVLMGMPSLAHLQLWVTRNIKEKLTIGSDVFKLLKFFHFKYLSYFRSFLEEERTSCLVWLTFAPGAVPALRRFRLELNPMMVASDFFAGLGVEHLSVLAHLEVAINCYSAAPGRVEALESSVGEAIKLHPNRKIHVSRVLENYMLKSDKEWEESVSKKRKELEELKSHCGSSHEERRPEEEEE, from the exons ATGGCAGGGGTGAGCGTTGGGACCGGGGCGATGAACTCCCTCCTCGGCAAGCTCACGGCCTTGCTCAGCGACGAGTACAATCTCCTCAAGAGGGTCCGCAAGGAGATCCAGTTCCTTGAGCGCGAGCTCAGCGGCATGCGTGTCTTGCTGGAGAGATTAGCTGACATGGAGGAGAGACTCGACATCATGGCCAAGGGCTGGAGAGACAGAGTGCGCGATCTTAGCTACGACATAGAAGACTGCATCGACCGCTTCATGGACCGTCTTGGAAGCGGAGATGCCAAACCCAAGTTCATgaagaggacggcgcgacggctcaAGACTCTGTGGGTGCGCCATGACATCGCGACCCAGATCAAGGAGCTCAAGGCTCGCGTCATGGAGGAAAGCGAGCGGCGTGACAG GTACACGCTTGATGAGAGTTACTACAGTGCAACAAAGCCGGTGCAGATCGACCCGCGGATAATTGCGATCCATGaggaggtcaagggcttggtggcaATGGAAGGCCCAATGAAGCACGTCACTGCCTTGCTGATGGATGAGAGTAAGGACTTGAAAGTGGTGTCGATTGTCGGATCAGGAGGGTTGGGGAAGACAACCCTGGCCATGGAGGTTTATCGCAAGATTGGATCAGGAGGGGACTTCCAGTGCCAAGCTTGTGTGTCAGTGTCGCGCACACTTGATCTGGTGAAGCTCCTGAAAGATATCTTGTCTCAGATCGATAAAGATGTCTACGAAAAGTGTCAAAGTTGGGAAAAGGAACAGCTAATCCGTGAAATCAAACAGATCTTGACAGGAAAGAG GTACTTCATTGTTATCGATGATGTATGGAAAGAACAAGACTGGAAATTGGTCAAGGCAGCATTTCCTGAGAATAATAATGGTAGCAGAATAATTGCTACGACACGCATTACCGGTGTAGCTAATCAGTGTTGTTCCAACTCCGTCAGTCAACCCTATCAAATGGAACCTCTAGATGATGTTGATTCTCGAAGATTGTTCTTTAAGAGAATATTCCGGATGGATGATCCCTGCCCTGTTGAACTGGAAGAAATTTCAACTAAGATCTTACAAAAATGTGGTGGTCTTCCACTAGCTATAATTACATTTGCAAGTTTGCTTGCCAATAAAACGCATAAGAAGGAAGAATGGGAGAGACTGCAAGAATCCATTGGTACTGGTCCTTCGTTTGATAGTGATGGGAACTTAAAAGGGATGAAAGATATATTGTTACTTAGTTACTGGGATCTTCCACACCACCTGAAGACTTGTTTATTATACTTGTGTATATATCCAGAGGACTCCATGATCAAGATTAAACTGCTGAAATGGAAATggatagcagaaggattcattGCTACACAATGGGGAAGTTTGGATCAAGTAGCAGAGAACTGTTTTAATGAACTCGTTAATAGAAATATGATTCAGCCAGTTTATGGTAATCATGACAGTTCGGTGAAATATTGTAGGGTTCATGATATGGTGCTTGACCTTGTCATATCTTTATCCGATGAAGAGAATTTTGCCACTGTTTTAAATGGGCGTGTATGCAATTCATTCCCAAATAAGATACGTCGTCTGTCCATGCAATCTAGTGGCAAAgagaataaaggggcagttggTGCAATTACAGAAACCAAGATACATGTTCGCTCACTGACTGTGTTTGGGCTGCATTATAATAATCAGATACCCTGTCTCGTGGGCTTCCATGCTCTGCGGGTGTTGGATCTTGCAGGATGTGATTGGTTGGAAAACAAGCATGTAAAGCACATAGGAAGTTCACGTCAGCTGAGATATTTGAGAATTGACAGTTTTCATATTACGGAGCTACCTGGTGAAATCGGAAAGCTGCAGCACTTAGAGACTCTGGATTTGACAGGCTGCTCTTCACTTCCAAGACTGCCATCAACCGTCATGCAGTTGCGGAAATTGGTGCGCCTATTTGTCAGCGATGACACACAATTGGCTGCAGCTGGGTTCCGGAGTCTGCAGGCCTTGGAGGTGTTACGCTTCTGGGAAACCGACGACCCTGTAAGATTTGCGGAGGAAGTAAATGAGTTGGGGAAACACAACCTTCGTTGTCTTCATATTGATGGAAATATGGCCAAGCGTGTGTTCTGTAATAACCCATGCTGCACATACACGTGCCTCCAAGTTCTTAAAATTCAGCCAGCCGTTGGAATGGTTCCCAGGGGAATGGCCTCCctcaagaatgtcgtgaagctGGACATGGCGGTCATGGAATTTGATAAGGAGGGTCTCCAAGTCCTCATGGGCATGCCttctctggcccatcttcagcTATGGGTAACAAGGAACATCAAAGAAAAGCTGACCATCGGTAGTGATGTATTCAAACTGCTAAAGTTCTTCCACTTCAAATATTTGTCTTACTTCCGTTCTTTTTTGGAAGAGGAACGAACGTCATGCCTGGTGTGGCTAACATTCGCACCAGGTGCTGTGCCAGCACTCCGACGGTTCCGTCTTGAGTTGAACCCCATGATGGTGGCGTCAGACTTTTTTGCAGGCTTGGGTGTCGAGCATCTTTCAGTCCTTGCACACCTCGAGGTCGCAATTAATTGTTACAGTGCAGCTCCTGGCAGGGTGGAGGCTCTGGAGTCTTCCGTTGGAGAAGCAATCAAGTTGCACCCGAACCGCAAAATCCATGTCAGCAGAGTCCTGGAAAACTACATGCTTAAGTCTGACAAGGAGTGGGAAGAGTCCGTCTCAAAGAAAAGAAAGGAGTTGGAAGAACTCAAGTCACATTGTGGAAGCTCGCACGAAGAAAGGAgaccggaagaagaagaagaatga